A stretch of the Leishmania donovani BPK282A1 complete genome, chromosome 21 genome encodes the following:
- a CDS encoding dynein arm light chain, putative: MRTGSNRRHNNGNTGAKIESNSASVADLQEAILQLLPRRASEEDAAAYIDVSGPVDANQTLIRYDIPYAPGDPKRSLKLRKSLGLGAEERVVDPNVRVVIDSFITPRRWVDSSTGVVWVQHASPFPSSRIDAAETQERLHAQLEAHQARRTGTSPIRSLLVAECMLEVLRQVTAECWERGLLLLHVHSERVAAQAAHRRLFESRVGHAFRLALKGEKDVAKVEEDMAALKQRIELLGQEEADLRRLCSEFERRAEEQVLIANKEHNDALTKLKREGVQKRAQLEQQLVIPANLQ, translated from the coding sequence atGAGGACGGGCAGCAATCGCCGccacaacaacggcaacacTGGCGCTAAGATCGAATCGAATAGCGCCAGTGTAGCCGATCTGCAGGAGGCAatcctgcagctgcttccaCGACGCGCTAGCGAGGAGGATGCCGCGGCGTACATCGACGTGAGCGGCCCAGTAGACGCCAACCAGACGCTCATCCGCTACGATATCCCCTACGCGCCCGGTGACCCGAAGCGTTCGCTGAAGCTGCGCAAGAGTCTCGGCCTAGGGGCCGAGGAGCGCGTCGTCGACCCGAACGTGCGCGTCGTCATTGACAGCTTCATCACGCCGCGTCGATGGGTGGATTCGTCGACGGGGGTGGTTTGGGTGCAGCACGCTAGCCCGTTTCCGTCCTCTCGTATCGACGCCGCGGAGACGCAggagcgcctgcacgccCAACTCGAGGCTCACcaggcgcgccgcaccggcaccagcCCCATCCGTTCGCTCCTTGTCGCCGAGTGCATGCTGGAGGTACTGCGCCAGGTGACGGCGGAGTGCTGGGAGCGtggcttgctgctgctgcacgtacACTCGGAGCGGGTGGCAGCCCAGGCAGCACATCGGCGCCTTTTTGAGAGTCGTGTCGGCCACGCCTTCCGTCTTGCCCTAAAGGGTGAGAAGGACGTGGcgaaggtggaggaggacatggccgcgctgaagcagcgcatcgagCTGCTCGGCCAGGAAGAGGCCGACCTGCGACGCCTGTGCAGCGAGTTcgagcggcgcgccgaggaGCAGGTGCTCATCGCGAACAAGGAGCACAACGACGCCCTTACAAAGCTGAAGCGGGAGGGCGTGCAGAAGCGTGCACAGTtagagcagcagctggtgaTTCCAGCGAACTTGCAGTAG
- a CDS encoding epsilon tubulin, putative, whose translation MPREIVTVQVGQCGNQLGQRWFDVMLQEHKAYSHFPEARDAVFLEDMNHPGRLKARCVAVDMEQGVLHAMLRGPLKDIFDANFFVSDVSGAGNNWAVGHMEYGDRYIDAIAESVRNQVEQCNCIQSFFLMHSLSGGTGSGLGTRVLGMLEDEFPHVFRICPVVMPSEVDDVVTAPYNSCFSLKELIEHADCVLPLDNDALARMADRALSSRPKGRGVMACSVPQPQAFSAAKPTDTKGLPYDSMNGLVAQLLSNLTCAMRFPGPLNMDINEITTNLVPFPRLHFLTAAIAPLSVSSKHAAVGPRTVDAMIAACLDPGHQFVDVRHGQGSAVTREAGKTLATSLIARGPQTTVGDLTRGVGRLREQMEMPYWNEDGFKTALCGVSPLGHKDSMLLLANNCSIRGKVESMLSKYERLYSVRSHVHHYDQYLSDAYFVHTVETLRTLVDDYAYLDTAAPPKDLPRSMKDLIYY comes from the coding sequence TCGGCCAGTGTGGCAACCAGCTCGGCCAGCGCTGGTTCGATGTCATGCTTCAGGAGCACAAGGCTTACTCGCATTTTCCCGAGGCCCGCGACGCTGTCTTCCTCGAGGACATGAACCACCCCGGCCGACTTAAGGCGAGGTGTGTGGCGGTCGACATGGAGCAGGGCGTTCTGCACGCAATGCTGCGTGGCCCTCTGAAGGACATCTTCGACGCTAACTTCTTCGTCTCCGacgtcagcggcgcgggCAACAACTGGGCTGTGGGGCACATGGAGTACGGCGACCGCTACATCGACGCCATCGCGGAGTCGGTGCGAAACCAGGTGGAGCAATGCAACTGCATCCAGTCTTTCTTCTTGATGCACTCCctgagcggcggcaccggctccGGGCTCGGCACGCGTGTGCTTGGCATGCTGGAGGACGAGTTCCCGCATGTGTTCCGCATTTGCCCGGTCGTCATGCCATCCGAGGTGGACGATGTCGTAACGGCGCCGTACAACAGCTGCTTctcgctgaaggagctgatCGAGCACGCGGActgcgtgctgccgctcgacAACGACGCCCTGGCACGCATGGCAGACCGCGCCCTCAGCAGCAGGCCCAAGGGCCGTGGCGTGATGGCATGCagtgtgccgcagccgcaggccTTCTCGGCAGCGAAGCCGACCGACACCAAGGGGCTTCCCTACGACTCGATGAACGGGCTTGTGGCCCAGCTTCTGAGCAACCTAACCTGCGCTATGCGCTTCCCTGGCCCGCTGAACATGGACATTAACGAAATCACGACGAACCTAGTCCCATTTCCGCGGCTGCACTTCCTCACCGCTGCGATCGCGCCGCTGAGTGTGTCGAGCAagcacgccgccgttggGCCACGTACGGTGGATGCGATGATCGCCGCATGCCTGGACCCGGGGCACCAGTTCGTGGATGTCCGTCACGGTCAAGGAAGCGCTGTGACGCGAGAGGCCGGCAAGACTCTAGCGACATCGCTCATCGCACGCGGCCCGCAGACAACCGTCGGTGACCTCACCCGCGGCGTCGGACGGCTGCGCGAGCAGATGGAGATGCCGTACTGGAACGAGGACGGCTTCAAGACAGCGCTGTGCGGGGTCAGCCCGCTGGGTCACAAGGATTCCATGCTGCTCCTCGCCAACAACTGCTCCATTCGAGGCAAGGTCGAGTCGATGCTCTCCAAATACGAGCGTCTCTACTCGGTCCGCTCCCACGTGCATCACTACGATCAGTACCTCTCCGATGCCTACTTCGTGCATACAGTGgagacgctgcgcacgctggTGGACGACTACGCGTACCTggacacggcggcgccgccgaaggACTTGCCGCGCAGCATGAAGGATCTCATCTACTACTAA